A genomic segment from Candidatus Viadribacter manganicus encodes:
- a CDS encoding beta strand repeat-containing protein: MSVSSLSAAQISALSVTAIQSLTTTTLSSFASTQIAAISATGIGALSNTQVAALSTTQVKALTTTQIPNFSSDVTFSSAQLLALNQVQIGAFNSTLVANISSTAVAAFATTQIQAFSAANISALDETQAGALTATQVSSLTNTQVAGLSATDIGELNNTQARAFTATQMAALTSDAVAAFDATQFGALTTTQVKALTVTQMAALDAADIAEFTATQIAQLATTQVRAISATNMTALTETQVAALTATQLQSLTNTNLAALADTQVAALTVTQAASLTAAQVTSLNATNVAEFSAAQLAAFTTTQIKALTATNMAALEATQIAAFDATQLNAFTATTISALADDQLGALTAGQIGALSANQVKAFTAGNMAALTETQVGALNATQMQSLTATALSALADTQVAALDATQLTSLKTSQIAALSATDIGEFSTDQIALFSTGQVKGFTATNIGDLSDAQVGALTTAQLQALTNTQVATLDAGQIGALSTTQVAALTASQIRSLTNTSIAAFADTQIAALTTTQVSSLSQSSLANLNATQVGALTTTQVGALSRAQISVMTNTTLSALDSAQVAALNSTQVRALTATQLGALDATDIAEFTTAQLQAMATSQVAAFTATNMASLTETQIAAMATTQIASITATNLRSLADTQIAALTTTQISALSTAQVGGLNATNVGALTNAQIGAMNATQIASLSTAAISAFDSGQFAQLNATQVKALTATQVAAFTATDIGDITTTQIGALTTTQVTALTSTNVGDLSETQIATFSTAQLQALTTNNLRAFADTQIAALTDTQVANISATQVASLTATNVAAFTTNQAAALTATQLSLLTGTNVHAFSDTQIAAMDATQIKAFTTTQLASLNATDMAEFAATQIAAMTTTQVGALSNTNFAALADTQVEALTTTQLTAVSAAKVTAMTETQTAALTTTQIASLSTTQVRAFSDANLSALDAAQSAALTGAQIASLTNTQIANLSATDVADLTTTQIAAMATTQVRALTETTLGDLSDTQVAAFTATQIANLSATNVGLLAETQAAALTATQVGALTTTQIKALSETNLAALSTAQVAAINATQVKALTNTQIEALGAADVAEFTATQLEALSTTQMTALNATNMASLSAAQVAAFGAAQIARLGTEALSALDATQMGALTATQVKALTATQIGALESTDVAEITATQIAALSKTQVAALSETSLAGLTATQVETFSTTQIQAFSATALSALDAAQAGALKATQIASLTNTQIAGLDATDMGELSATQVAALTATQIGGLSNGAASALDADQVAALNATQVKAFTATQITSFSATDVAELSAAQIAALSTTQVAALADTNITELNETQVAAFTVTQVKSISATNLAAFADSQIAALTTAQIAALSTQQVNGLSETNIGALTETQAGAFTTTQIAGLSSAAAHALSASQIAGMSTGQIRAFSATQLSALDATDMTEFTETQVGALTTTQISALSYTNLAALADTQIATFSATQMQAISTAGISHLTETQVGALTTTQVAAMSTQQMRAFTNANLSALDATQVGAMTNTQVAALTVTQLNSLNAGDIGEFSAGQVGALTAAQVTGLTETNVNDLSETQVGAMTATQVAAMTAANVHALADTQIAALSTTQVAAMTTTQIAGLDETDMGEFAATQIAAMTTSQVAAISATNLAAFAETQVAALTATQLGVITATKLAGLDETQVAAFTTGQMAALSSSQLAAFNATNISAFADTQIGALSTTQVRALTTGQLNALQAADIAEFTTTQVAGMSTTQIAGLNATSVAALTDSQVGSLTATQLQSMLAANIHSLNTTQMASLTNAQVAALTITQIGALDAADIGELSADQVAHMTTTQIRAFDTTKLGALDESQIAALTNTQLAAISATNMSAFSATQVGALTVTQIGAFTAQQIAAFSDANLAALADTQMAALSTTQAKAITATQLAALAANDVAEFTTTQLAAMSTNQVAAFTATNVAALADTQVAALTATQIAKLDASAFAALEATQLAALNATQLRALDSTQIAALSATDMTEFSDAQVGALTATQIAAWSTDVITDLGAATIGALAVTQIPSFTATQLDYLSTTNIANFNSTQLYAFTSTQVASLDGDQIEAYLAAI; this comes from the coding sequence ATGTCGGTTTCGAGCTTGTCTGCAGCGCAGATCTCAGCGCTGTCCGTAACGGCCATTCAGAGCCTCACGACAACCACCCTCAGCTCGTTTGCATCGACGCAAATAGCGGCCATCAGCGCGACAGGGATTGGCGCGCTCTCCAATACGCAGGTTGCGGCCCTCTCCACCACCCAGGTGAAGGCGCTCACAACCACCCAAATCCCCAATTTCTCCAGCGACGTGACCTTCTCGTCAGCGCAATTGCTGGCTCTGAACCAAGTCCAGATCGGCGCTTTTAACTCCACCCTGGTCGCCAATATCAGCTCAACCGCCGTCGCCGCCTTCGCCACCACGCAAATTCAGGCCTTCAGCGCCGCGAACATCTCGGCCCTCGACGAAACCCAAGCCGGCGCGCTCACCGCGACGCAAGTTTCCAGCCTAACCAACACCCAAGTCGCCGGCCTCTCAGCCACAGACATCGGCGAACTTAACAACACCCAAGCCCGCGCCTTCACTGCCACGCAAATGGCCGCGCTGACCAGCGACGCTGTCGCCGCTTTTGACGCCACCCAGTTCGGCGCCCTGACGACAACCCAGGTCAAGGCGCTCACGGTCACCCAAATGGCCGCGCTCGACGCCGCCGACATCGCCGAATTCACAGCAACGCAGATCGCCCAACTCGCCACCACCCAAGTGCGCGCCATCAGCGCCACCAACATGACGGCGCTGACGGAAACGCAGGTCGCTGCACTCACCGCAACGCAATTGCAGTCGCTGACCAACACCAATCTGGCCGCCCTCGCCGACACTCAAGTCGCTGCACTTACGGTGACGCAAGCGGCTTCGCTCACCGCCGCACAAGTCACCTCGCTGAACGCAACCAACGTCGCCGAATTCTCAGCCGCCCAACTGGCCGCCTTCACGACCACGCAAATCAAGGCGCTCACCGCCACCAACATGGCGGCGCTTGAAGCCACCCAGATCGCCGCGTTCGACGCAACCCAGCTCAACGCCTTCACCGCGACCACGATTTCTGCGCTCGCCGACGATCAACTGGGTGCGCTAACCGCCGGCCAAATCGGCGCGCTCTCGGCAAACCAAGTGAAAGCGTTCACCGCCGGCAACATGGCCGCGCTGACCGAAACGCAAGTCGGCGCCCTCAACGCCACGCAAATGCAATCGCTGACCGCCACCGCTCTGTCGGCGCTCGCGGATACGCAAGTTGCAGCGCTCGACGCAACCCAGCTCACCTCGCTCAAGACCAGTCAGATCGCGGCGCTCTCGGCCACCGATATCGGTGAATTCTCGACCGATCAGATCGCCCTCTTCTCGACCGGCCAGGTCAAAGGCTTCACCGCAACAAACATCGGCGACCTCAGCGACGCGCAAGTCGGCGCTCTGACAACCGCACAATTGCAAGCGCTAACCAACACGCAAGTCGCCACGCTCGACGCCGGCCAAATCGGCGCGCTCTCGACAACGCAAGTGGCCGCCCTTACCGCGAGCCAGATCCGCTCGCTCACCAACACCAGCATCGCAGCCTTCGCCGACACGCAAATCGCGGCCCTGACGACGACGCAAGTGAGTTCGCTCTCTCAATCCTCGCTGGCGAACCTCAACGCCACCCAGGTCGGCGCGCTCACCACGACGCAAGTCGGCGCACTCAGCCGCGCGCAGATCTCGGTCATGACCAACACCACGCTGTCGGCTCTCGATAGCGCCCAGGTCGCGGCCCTCAACTCAACGCAAGTCCGCGCGCTTACCGCGACGCAGCTGGGCGCCCTCGACGCCACCGACATCGCAGAATTCACGACCGCCCAATTGCAGGCGATGGCCACCAGCCAGGTCGCGGCCTTCACCGCCACCAACATGGCGAGCCTGACCGAAACCCAGATCGCCGCGATGGCGACCACACAGATCGCCTCGATCACCGCGACGAACCTGCGCTCGCTGGCCGATACGCAGATTGCTGCGCTGACGACCACTCAAATCAGCGCGCTCAGCACCGCTCAAGTCGGCGGCCTCAACGCCACCAATGTCGGCGCGCTCACCAATGCCCAAATCGGCGCGATGAACGCCACGCAAATCGCGTCGCTCTCGACCGCAGCGATTTCGGCCTTCGATTCAGGCCAGTTTGCGCAACTGAACGCCACGCAAGTGAAAGCGCTCACCGCCACCCAAGTCGCCGCCTTCACCGCGACGGACATTGGCGATATCACCACCACCCAAATCGGCGCGCTGACGACAACGCAAGTTACGGCCCTCACCTCGACCAATGTGGGCGACCTCAGCGAAACCCAGATCGCGACCTTCTCGACAGCTCAGCTGCAAGCGCTGACCACCAACAACTTGCGCGCCTTCGCCGATACTCAAATCGCGGCGCTGACGGACACCCAAGTCGCCAACATTTCCGCGACCCAGGTTGCGTCGCTGACGGCCACCAATGTCGCCGCCTTCACGACCAACCAGGCCGCCGCCCTCACCGCCACGCAGCTCTCACTGCTGACCGGCACGAACGTTCACGCCTTCTCTGATACCCAGATTGCGGCGATGGACGCCACGCAGATCAAGGCTTTCACGACCACCCAGCTGGCGTCATTGAACGCCACCGACATGGCCGAATTCGCCGCCACTCAGATCGCGGCGATGACGACCACACAAGTCGGCGCCCTCTCGAACACCAATTTCGCCGCTCTCGCCGACACCCAGGTCGAAGCGCTGACGACGACGCAACTCACGGCTGTCTCGGCCGCGAAGGTCACGGCGATGACCGAAACCCAAACCGCCGCGCTGACCACGACCCAGATTGCTTCGCTCAGCACGACGCAAGTTCGCGCCTTCTCCGACGCCAATCTCTCGGCCCTCGACGCCGCACAATCCGCGGCGCTGACCGGCGCCCAGATCGCCTCGCTCACCAACACTCAGATCGCCAATCTGAGCGCAACGGACGTCGCGGACCTCACCACAACGCAAATCGCCGCCATGGCGACGACGCAAGTCCGCGCATTGACCGAAACGACGCTCGGCGATCTCTCCGACACCCAAGTGGCGGCCTTCACTGCAACGCAAATCGCCAATTTGAGCGCCACAAACGTCGGCCTCCTCGCTGAAACGCAGGCTGCGGCGCTGACCGCGACGCAAGTCGGCGCACTCACGACCACCCAAATCAAGGCGCTGTCAGAGACCAACCTCGCCGCGCTCAGCACCGCTCAAGTGGCCGCGATCAACGCAACCCAAGTCAAGGCGCTGACCAACACCCAGATCGAAGCGCTCGGCGCCGCTGATGTGGCCGAGTTCACCGCAACCCAACTCGAGGCGCTCAGCACGACGCAAATGACCGCTCTCAACGCCACCAACATGGCCAGCCTCTCGGCGGCCCAGGTTGCGGCCTTTGGCGCAGCGCAAATCGCACGCCTCGGCACCGAAGCATTAAGCGCGCTCGACGCCACGCAGATGGGTGCTCTCACGGCCACGCAAGTGAAAGCGCTGACCGCTACACAAATCGGCGCTCTGGAATCGACCGACGTCGCTGAAATCACCGCCACGCAGATCGCGGCGCTGAGCAAGACGCAAGTCGCGGCCCTGAGCGAAACCAGCCTCGCCGGCCTCACCGCAACGCAAGTCGAGACTTTCTCGACCACGCAGATCCAAGCCTTCTCAGCAACGGCCCTCTCCGCTCTCGACGCCGCCCAAGCCGGCGCACTGAAGGCGACGCAAATCGCCTCGCTGACCAACACCCAGATCGCCGGCCTCGACGCCACCGACATGGGCGAGCTCTCCGCTACGCAAGTTGCGGCGCTCACTGCGACGCAGATTGGCGGCCTCTCCAACGGCGCAGCTTCCGCGCTCGATGCCGATCAGGTCGCAGCGCTGAACGCCACTCAAGTAAAAGCCTTCACCGCCACGCAAATCACGAGCTTCAGCGCAACGGATGTCGCTGAACTCAGCGCCGCCCAGATCGCTGCACTCAGCACAACGCAAGTTGCGGCGCTGGCCGACACCAACATCACTGAACTCAACGAGACCCAGGTCGCCGCCTTCACAGTCACTCAAGTGAAGTCGATCTCGGCCACCAACCTCGCCGCCTTCGCCGACAGCCAGATCGCAGCGCTCACCACGGCGCAGATCGCGGCTCTGTCGACGCAGCAGGTCAACGGCCTCAGCGAAACCAACATCGGCGCGCTCACCGAGACGCAAGCCGGCGCCTTCACGACCACGCAAATCGCCGGTCTGTCGTCAGCTGCCGCGCATGCCCTCTCGGCTAGCCAGATCGCTGGCATGAGCACGGGTCAAATCCGCGCCTTTAGCGCCACCCAGCTCTCGGCGCTCGACGCGACCGACATGACCGAGTTCACCGAGACCCAAGTCGGCGCTTTGACGACGACACAAATCTCGGCGCTCTCTTACACCAACCTCGCGGCACTGGCGGACACGCAGATCGCCACCTTCTCGGCGACGCAGATGCAAGCCATCTCGACGGCCGGCATCTCTCATCTCACCGAAACGCAAGTCGGCGCCCTGACCACGACGCAAGTTGCGGCCATGTCGACCCAGCAGATGCGCGCCTTCACCAACGCCAACCTCTCGGCGCTTGACGCCACGCAGGTCGGCGCAATGACGAACACGCAGGTCGCCGCCCTCACGGTGACGCAGCTCAACTCGCTCAACGCTGGCGATATCGGCGAATTCTCCGCCGGCCAAGTCGGTGCGTTGACTGCCGCGCAAGTCACCGGCCTCACCGAAACCAACGTCAACGACCTCAGCGAGACCCAGGTCGGAGCCATGACCGCGACGCAAGTTGCGGCAATGACCGCAGCGAACGTTCACGCCCTCGCCGACACTCAGATCGCCGCCCTCTCCACGACCCAGGTCGCGGCCATGACGACGACGCAAATCGCCGGCCTCGACGAGACCGACATGGGCGAGTTCGCCGCAACGCAAATCGCTGCGATGACGACCAGCCAAGTCGCCGCCATCTCGGCCACGAACCTTGCGGCCTTCGCTGAGACGCAAGTCGCGGCGCTGACCGCGACGCAACTCGGCGTCATCACCGCCACGAAGCTCGCCGGCCTCGATGAAACGCAGGTCGCGGCCTTCACCACCGGCCAAATGGCGGCGCTGTCATCCAGCCAACTCGCGGCCTTCAACGCCACCAACATCTCGGCCTTCGCCGACACCCAAATTGGCGCTCTCTCAACCACCCAAGTGCGCGCTTTGACGACAGGTCAGCTCAACGCACTGCAAGCGGCCGACATCGCCGAGTTCACGACGACGCAAGTCGCCGGCATGAGCACGACCCAAATCGCCGGCCTCAACGCCACCAGCGTCGCCGCCCTCACCGACTCGCAAGTCGGCTCGCTGACGGCAACACAGCTGCAATCGATGCTGGCCGCGAACATCCACTCGCTCAACACGACCCAGATGGCGTCACTCACCAACGCCCAGGTCGCGGCGCTCACGATCACGCAGATCGGCGCCCTCGACGCGGCCGACATCGGCGAACTCAGCGCCGATCAAGTCGCGCACATGACCACGACGCAGATCCGCGCCTTCGACACCACCAAGCTCGGTGCGCTCGACGAATCGCAGATTGCGGCCCTGACCAACACCCAGCTCGCCGCGATCTCGGCGACGAACATGTCGGCCTTCAGCGCCACGCAAGTCGGCGCTCTGACGGTCACGCAGATCGGCGCCTTCACGGCGCAGCAGATCGCAGCCTTCTCGGATGCGAACCTAGCGGCGCTCGCCGACACGCAAATGGCGGCGCTCTCGACCACCCAAGCCAAGGCGATCACGGCGACACAACTTGCCGCCCTCGCCGCCAACGACGTGGCCGAATTCACCACCACGCAACTTGCAGCGATGTCGACCAACCAGGTCGCAGCCTTCACCGCAACCAACGTCGCCGCCCTCGCCGACACGCAAGTCGCGGCGCTGACGGCAACGCAGATTGCCAAGCTCGACGCCAGCGCCTTCGCGGCCTTGGAAGCCACGCAGCTCGCGGCGCTGAACGCCACGCAGCTCCGCGCCCTCGACTCGACGCAGATCGCGGCGCTCAGCGCAACGGACATGACCGAGTTCAGCGACGCCCAGGTCGGCGCTCTCACCGCAACGCAGATCGCCGCCTGGTCGACCGATGTCATCACCGACCTCGGCGCCGCCACCATCGGCGCACTGGCGGTGACCCAGATCCCGTCCTTCACGGCGACGCAGCTGGATTACCTCTCGACCACGAACATCGCGAACTTCAATTCGACGCAGCTCTACGCCTTCACCTCAACGCAGGTGGCGAGCCTAGACGGCGATCAGATCGAAGCCTACCTCGCGGCCATCTAA